From Chloracidobacterium thermophilum B:
CCCACGATCTGCCGCCCTTTGACAACAGCGCCATGGATGGCTATGCCGTCGTTGCTGCCGACACGGCCGGAGCAAGCGAAGCTTCGCCCGTGCGTCTGGAAGTCAGCGAGCAGGTCACAGCCGGCCAGCTTCCGCAGCAAGCCATGTCCTCCGGCCAGGCCGTACGCATCATGACCGGCGCGCCCCTGCCGGAAGGCGCGTCCGGCGTGGTCATTCAGGAGCAGGTTCGCCGTGAAGGAAGTACCATCTGGCTGACCCGACCGGTCAGGGAGGGCGACCACATCCGGCGACGCGGCGAGGACATTCGTGCCGGGCAGGCGGTGATGTCCGCCGGCGAGTGTCTCACGGCGGCGCACATCGGTGTCCTGGCGGCGTTTCACCGGGCGTTTGTCACCGTCCGGCGGCGGCCGGTCGTGGCCATTGTGGCCACCGGCGATGAACTCATCGAGGTGGATGAACCGCCAGCGACTGGAAAAATCGTCAACAGCAATGCTTACGCCCTGGCGGCGCTGGTACGTGCGGCCGGCGCGCAGCCGCTCGTCCTGCCGCTCGTGCGCGACAACGTAGCGCAGGTCGAAGCCGCCTTTGCCGAAGCTGCCGCCACGGCGGATGTGGTGGTGTCGTCCGGCGGCGTGTCAGTAGGGGAGCATGATCTGGTCAAGCCAGCGCTCGAAAGGCTGGGGCTGGAAGCCCGTTTCTGGCGCGTATGGATGAAGCCGGGCAAGCCGCTGCTGTTCGGTCGCCTGCGGGGGCGTCCCTGCTTTGGGCTGCCTGGCAATCCGGTATCGAGCATGGTCTGTTTTCACCTGTTTGTACGTCCGGCGCTGGGCAAAATGCTGGGCCTGCCCGAAACCCGCTGGCGGCTTCCCGAAGTGAGCGCCCGGCTGGCGCACGAGGTCAGGACGAAGGGCGACCGCCCAACCTATCTGCGGGCGCGTCTGGTGTGGACTGAAACGGGCTGGCAGGCCGAAGTGCTACCGGGGCAGGGATCAGGGATGCTGACCTCGATGCTGGGCGCGCAGGGGCTGGTGTTCTTTCCCGAAGGCAAGCGCGTCGGGCAGGCAGGAGAAGTGGTTCCAGTGCTTTGCCTGACTTCGCTGGTCGGTGACTGGCCGGGCCTCTGAACCTCACCTGCCGGTACGTGTCAGGCCGGCACGTGTCGGGCCGACACGTGTCAGGGACGACGGCGAACCACAAAAAATTGCTTGCAAGGCCTCGCCCTGTGAAACAACGTGCGGTTGTGACCAACAACCTTCTGATGCGCCTCGCCCACGTTGTGTGTCTGTGCCGGATGGACCAGGTCTGGCAGAGTCCGGTGCGCATCCGTGGGCTGATGGCTTTTGGGCTGGTGGTCTGGATGCTGTGGGGGGATTCCGCCGCCCAAGCGCAGAATGTGGCCATCGAACCCCGTCCCTCGGTGCGCATCACCCGGACGGATGAGGCGATCACGATTGACGGTCGTCTTGACGAACCGGCCTGGGAAACGGCCGAGGTTATCCGTGACTTTCGCCAGCAGGAACCAGTGGAAGGTGCGCCTCCAACTGAGAAAACCGAGTGCCGCCTGCTGTACGACAAGACCTGCGTTTATATTGGCATCCGGTGTTTTGACAGCGAGCCGGACAAAATCAACGCTCGCGATCTGAACCGCGATTCCAGCTTTGGCAACGACGACAAAGTTGTGGTGCTGCTGGATACCTACCGCGACGGGCGCAACGCCTACCGGTTTTCCGTCAATCCCCTGGGAACGCAGTCCGATGCCCTCATTACCGACGAAGGCCGGGATTTCAACCTCGCCTGGGATACGCAGTGGCTTTCGGCGGCCACCCGCGACCAGGAAGGCTGGGCGGCTGAAATGGCCATTCCGCTGGTGAGTCTGCGCTTTCGCAAAGGGGCCGATACGTGGGGGTTCAACGTGTCGCGCATCATCCGGCGCAAGAATGAAATCCTGCTCTGGACGAGCTGGCAGCGGGCTTTCGGATTGTTGCGCGTTTCCCAGGCTGGCGTGCTGACCGGCGTGGACGGCATTACCCGTTCCCGGCTTGTGGAAATCAAGCCATACGTCACGGGGCGTCTCCGCCAGAATGTGCCGGACTCGCTTGGCAAGCGCTTTGAGCAGGGTTTTTCCGGGGCGGTTGGCGTCGAAGTCGCGCGCGTGGGGATTACGCCCTCCGTGACGGCCGAATTGACCGTCAACCCTGACTTTGGGCAGGCGGAAGTGGACCAGCAGGTGGTCAACCTGACGCGCTTTTCGGTGTTTTTTCCCGAAAGGCGCGATTTTTTCCTCGAAAATGCCGGCATCTTCCTGTTTGGGCGGCCCGGTGTGAATCAGATGTTTTTCACCCGCCGGATTGGTCTGACCGATAACGGCGCGCCGCTGCCGATTGACTTCGGGGCCAAGGTGACGGGCAAGGCCGGGAAGTGGAACCTCGGATTTTTGCACGTGGAGACACGCCCGCTGCGGGAAGTCCAGCCGGATGGAACGGAACGGGTCGCGGTGCCGCGTGAGCGCTTTACCGTGGCACGGGTCAAGCGCGATCTGGGTACGCGGTCGAATGTCGGCGCCATCGCCCTCAATCGTCAGGGGGGCGAAGGCCGGCCCTACAACCGTGGCGTGGGTCTCGATGCCCAGATCAACTTCAACGACTACTGGACAAGCTACGCCTTCTTCGCCAAGACCTTTTCTCCCGGTTTGCGCGGTGATGCCACAACCTTTCGCGTACAGAGCGGCTATGACACGAATCAGATGCGGCTCTTTGGGATATATGAGGAAATCGGCCGCAACTACAACCCGGAAATGGGTTTTGTCCTGCGCCGGGATGTGCGCCAGTACTTCGGGGATGGCGCCTACAAGTGGCGGCCGCCTGCTGTAGCCAAAACCATCCGTGAGATTCGATTTGAAGGATTTGGGGAGTATTACCAGGACCGCACGACGGGCGACCTCCAGACCCGTACGGTGGCCACGGCCATCAGCGTGGATTTTGCCAATTCAGCATCGGCGACGATTCGTCCCTGGCGGACGGAAACCGATGTGCTGACCCGTCCGTTTCGGATTCGGCCGGGGATTGTCATTCCACCGGGTTCGTACACCTTCAACCGCCACGGGGCGAGCTTTGGAACGGATCGCAGCCGGCGCATCGTGTTTGACGCCGGGGGCAGTTGGGGCAGCTTCTACAGCGGGCAGCGTCAGGAAGCCAGTGCCGGTCTGACCTGGCGCCCCGACTCCCACCTGTCA
This genomic window contains:
- a CDS encoding molybdopterin molybdotransferase MoeA; the encoded protein is MELNDQPLAVHEAQALSLAWIAPVGVERVSLFEAVGRILAETVHAPHDLPPFDNSAMDGYAVVAADTAGASEASPVRLEVSEQVTAGQLPQQAMSSGQAVRIMTGAPLPEGASGVVIQEQVRREGSTIWLTRPVREGDHIRRRGEDIRAGQAVMSAGECLTAAHIGVLAAFHRAFVTVRRRPVVAIVATGDELIEVDEPPATGKIVNSNAYALAALVRAAGAQPLVLPLVRDNVAQVEAAFAEAAATADVVVSSGGVSVGEHDLVKPALERLGLEARFWRVWMKPGKPLLFGRLRGRPCFGLPGNPVSSMVCFHLFVRPALGKMLGLPETRWRLPEVSARLAHEVRTKGDRPTYLRARLVWTETGWQAEVLPGQGSGMLTSMLGAQGLVFFPEGKRVGQAGEVVPVLCLTSLVGDWPGL
- a CDS encoding carbohydrate binding family 9 domain-containing protein, encoding MTNNLLMRLAHVVCLCRMDQVWQSPVRIRGLMAFGLVVWMLWGDSAAQAQNVAIEPRPSVRITRTDEAITIDGRLDEPAWETAEVIRDFRQQEPVEGAPPTEKTECRLLYDKTCVYIGIRCFDSEPDKINARDLNRDSSFGNDDKVVVLLDTYRDGRNAYRFSVNPLGTQSDALITDEGRDFNLAWDTQWLSAATRDQEGWAAEMAIPLVSLRFRKGADTWGFNVSRIIRRKNEILLWTSWQRAFGLLRVSQAGVLTGVDGITRSRLVEIKPYVTGRLRQNVPDSLGKRFEQGFSGAVGVEVARVGITPSVTAELTVNPDFGQAEVDQQVVNLTRFSVFFPERRDFFLENAGIFLFGRPGVNQMFFTRRIGLTDNGAPLPIDFGAKVTGKAGKWNLGFLHVETRPLREVQPDGTERVAVPRERFTVARVKRDLGTRSNVGAIALNRQGGEGRPYNRGVGLDAQINFNDYWTSYAFFAKTFSPGLRGDATTFRVQSGYDTNQMRLFGIYEEIGRNYNPEMGFVLRRDVRQYFGDGAYKWRPPAVAKTIREIRFEGFGEYYQDRTTGDLQTRTVATAISVDFANSASATIRPWRTETDVLTRPFRIRPGIVIPPGSYTFNRHGASFGTDRSRRIVFDAGGSWGSFYSGQRQEASAGLTWRPDSHLSLEASHSFNAVQLPQGDFSTSLFNGRVTYNFSRKWLSTCLVQVNSAARLTSINARVRYIYRPNSDIFFIYNQTTGVGVERPNRQFQIKVTYDFIR